In Oreochromis niloticus isolate F11D_XX linkage group LG18, O_niloticus_UMD_NMBU, whole genome shotgun sequence, one genomic interval encodes:
- the LOC109195445 gene encoding differentially expressed in FDCP 6 homolog, translating into MEIQARLEEERARLELERLLQAEDEKRKHFQLLQEQQRTMQNLSPIQELSDGSPDEDTPSALNSASQELQDLQASRQRSHQRLEEVQERLRNASQHVRHWNIQLNRLVTPITPAGAVFTLPLCSTDFWNRVLV; encoded by the exons ATGGAGATCCAGGCTCggctggaggaggagagggcCAGACTGGAGCTTGAGCG GTTGCTGCAGGCTGAAGATGAAAAGAGGAAACATTTCCAGCTCCTCCAGGAGCAGCAACGTACAATGCAAAACCTCAGCCCCATACAGGAGCTGTCAGATGGCAGTCCCGATGAGGACACCCCCTCAGCCCTCAACTCTGCCTCTCAGGAGCTCCAGGATCTGCAGGCATCTCGCCAAAGAAGCCACCAGCGTCTGGAG GAGGTTCAGGAGAGGCTGAGGAATGCCAGTCAACATGTACGGCACTGGAACATCCAGCTGAACCGACTGGTGACCCCCATTACTCCTGCAGGTGCCGTATTCACTTTGCCTCTTTGCAGCACAGACTTCTGGAACAGAGTGTTAGTATAG
- the LOC109195504 gene encoding tripartite motif-containing protein 16-like protein: protein MWTNISLTVTEVDVLLSDPPEPKTRAGFLKYSCEITLDPNTANKLLLLSEGNRKVTLMKQQSYSDHPDRFTGWFQVLSRESLTGRCYWEVEWRGGGVYVAVAYKNISRAGSVNECRFGCNDKSWALDCNINSYTFLYNNIQTRVSGPRSSRVGVYLDHRAGILSFYSVSETMTLLHRVQTTFTQPLYAGLWLYYKYGATAELIKVK, encoded by the exons ATGTG gacaaacatctcactgacagtcactgaagtggatgttttactgtcagatccaccagagccaaagaccagagctggattcttaaaatattcatgtgaaattacactggatccaaacacagcaaacaaactGCTGTTATTATCAGAAGGGAACAGAAAAGTAACATTAATGAAACAACAGTCTtattctgatcatccagacagattcactGGATGGTTTCAGgtcctgagtagagagagtctgactggacgttgttactgggaggtggagtggagaggggGAGGAGTTTATGTAGCAGTCGCATACAAGAATATCAGCAGAGCAGGGAGTGTGAATGAATGTAGATTTGGATGTAATGACAAATCTTGGGCGTTAGATTGTAACATCAACAGTTATACATTTTTGTACAACAACATCCAAACTCGTGTCTCAGGTCCTCGttcctccagagtaggagtgtacctggatcacagagcaggtattttgtccttctacagcgtctctgaaaccatgactctcctccacagagtccagaccacattcactcagccgctctatgctggacttTGGCTTTACTATAAATATGGAGCCACAGCTGAGTTGATTAAAGTGAAATAG